The sequence TCCTTTCACAATCACTGTAACACCCGGAAGTGGTTCTCCATTTTTGTCGGTTACTTTTCCTGAAATAGTTTTCTTCTGTTGTAATTCTTTTGATTTATTGTCAAAACCAGCATCGTTTAAAAGAGAAGGTTCAACCTTTTTCTCTAAAATAGTTATTTGTCTGTCGTTTATTTCGTAATAGTTTTGGGTACCTTCAAACAGCTGCTCTAAAATATCAGTAACAGTTTCATTTTCAACCGAAATAGTCACCTCCCTATTTAAATCAACAGATTTTTCGCTGTAAAGAAAGATAAATTCACTATAGTCTTCCACCTTTTGAATTACCTGTTTTACAGTAATATTCTCAAAGTTCATAGTAAATTTTGTCTGCTGCGAATAAGTTGTGGAGGCAATAGAGGCAACAGATAAACACAACAAAAGAGTAAGTAATTTCATTCTAAATAATAGTCTAGTTCCAAAGGGCCTAATGCAATATAATAGCCCGATCCATTTTTTTTTCATAGATTTGATACGTTTTTTGTTAATACATGTTATTAATACAAACATTGAAAACCGGTGAGGCTCAAATTCTCCGGTTTTCCTTTTTTTTTTAGTTCAGTTATATCATAACGAAATAAGAATTAGTTAATAATTACATTTTTTCCATCAATCTCATATTCAATTTGCGCCACTTTTGAAAGTGAAAGCATCACTTCATCAAATGATTCTTTCAAATCCAATTTCCCGGATATTGGTAATGCATTTCTAATTTTCTCACTGTCATAATCAAAAGTTATATTATAGTATCTACCCACCTTTGCAAATACTTGTTCAAGACTCTGATTTTTAAATTTATACAAACCTTCTATCCATGCAATATAATTTTCTGCTTCCGATTCAGATTCAACAATGATTTCTTCTTGAGAAGTTCGAAAAGTAGCTTTTTGATTTGGGATCATCTGGACCTTCTCATTTAGCAACTTATTGCCATTCCAAACCTTTACACTTCCTTCAAGTAAAACCGTTTCTGATAACTCATCTAAACTGTACGAATTCATATTAAACTTTGTGCCTAATACTTCCACATTCATGTTTTCCGAAGAGACTACAAATGGTTGCTTCTCATTTTTTGCAACCTCAAAATAACCTTCTCCATCCAGATACACCTTCCGTTTTTTTCCTGTAAATTCCTGTGGAAAGGCAAATTTAGAGCCCGCATTTAACCAAACTTTTGTACCATCTGATAATTCCAATTCTGTTTTTTTACCATATGGAATCACAAGCTCATTTAGTGGATATTCCTTATTATCAGAAGATTCAACTATTTCATTAAGATGTAATGTTTTGTCAACCATTATTACCTCGTTTTCCATAATGGTAATATTCGATTGCTCCTTTTGAACTTCAATTTTTTCACCACTTGCCAGTGTTAGCACTGTATTTTCCTCATTCGAGGGGCTGTTTGCTTCCGAAAAGTTATATTCATTCCCCCGATTAAATAAACTCAAATAAACAATACTACTAATTGAAATTATAACTAAAAACGAGGCTGCAATTCGAACAAATTGTTTAAACTGAGTGGGATTATTTACGTTTTTGTAGGTTCCGTTAAAATCTCTAATTTTTAGCCAAAGATCATGTTTCAAATCTGCATTGAGTTGTTCTTTTTTTATCCAAAAAAGAGAAATAAACTTTTTTGCATTTTGAATTTTGGCTTTTGAATCTTTATGAATTTCCAAAAATTCACGCCATTCTTCTTCAGTTGTAATATTCTGAATTTTATCAACAAATTCCTGGTCGTGAATTAATTCTTCAAATGTATAATCGATATATTTTCTTTTTGCCATTTTTCGCCTTTCTATAAACAAAAAGGGAATATGGTCTTATTTGTGACAAAAAAAATGAAAAAAAATTATTTTCCCTGGCGACGCAACAGTGTCATTAGAATCAATCCGTTGGAAATCAAATGCTTTTTCAGATCTCGAATAGTGCGAGAAACCAATTGTCTTGCCGTATCATACGAGATTGACATAATATCGCATATTTGTTGATAGTCTAATCCACAAGTAAACTTGTAAAACAGGATCTCTCGCTGTTTGGCATTTAGGTTCTCTATTCCTCTTTTTAATTTCAATTCATTTTCCGACACTTCCTCGTCTAAAATTAATCTCTCCTCGATTGAAAAAATTATTTGGGATTCATTTGAATAATCTTTTTCTAAATCTTTTTGTTTAGACTGCTTCTTAAGCTGCTCAAAAAGTCTTCTACGAAATGCCTTTAGTAAGTATATTCTGATGTTATCCGTTTCACCAAGGCTCTGTCTTTTCCTGATTATGTAATAAAATAAGTCCTGAATAACATCTAAAACTAAGTCCTCATCTGCAGTGTACCTTTTGCCATTAAAAAAAAGAAAGTCAACATTTTGGTGATAAATATATGAAAGAGCGTCCTCCCTTTCATCTAAGAATTCTCTCCATATCAATTTGTCTGTCTTCTTTTTCACAAGCTACAATTTGATCAGACCCTATAATCCTATACGAACAGATTTAGGTAGTTTTGTTATTTTGCAATTATAAATAAAATCGTTGAAATGGTTACGATGACATTGTGATATACATTTTTTTCTGAAAGCCACCAGCAATTCAATTGCTTATTATCATGTTTGAGTACATGTCAGCTACTCATAGTTCTGCTCAATTCCCTTAATAAGAGGATTTAATAAATGAGATTGTAAGGAATATCTTGTTAAAATTCTGCCATTTGGTTACTTTCCCAAAACGAAATATTTTAAATATTGTGATCATTATTTCTTCATTATATTTTAAACGACCGTTACAATAACTCTTTCAAACCGACTTAAAGAGGGATTTCCCTTATCTTTCACTTCGAGGATGATATGAATTGTTTCACCTGCAACAGCATTTTCCGGAACTAACACTTTTGCATTTACAGCATCAGCATTCTCAATTTTAACGTTTGAATCGAAAGTGTCTGCCTCTGCATATTGCCACCATTTATAGCTTACATCATCTCTATCAGGATCGGTTACGATACCCTGAAGTTCAATGGTTTCACCGGCTTTTGCTGTTAGATCATTATCGTGTTTCAGTTTTACAACCGGAGCATGATTGGCATTTTCAAAATCCGAAACACACCAATCTGCACGCGCTGCAAAATCATTCTGTAGCACCTCAATCCATCTAACCTGAGGATACGATGAATCCTTCTCTCCAGTTTCCGGATTCAGGTCAGTAACATCCCTACCGTCTTTCCAGCGTTTTGGATTGGTTTTCGATTGAACAAATCGTCCCCCCAGTCCTCCATACGAGGGATCTTCAATTGCACGTAAACCAAAATCCATTAAATAAAAATACGCCGGAGAATCACCTTCCGAAATAAAATCATATCGATTCATCCCCCGTGCTTCAACCTGCTCCATTTGCCCCTGTGTATGATCCCAGTCGCCCTCGATCTGACGACCATCTCCCCAGGTGTAATACGTCTCCAGAAGAGCTCCATGATCGAACAGAATGTTTTCAGAAAACCACGGTCCTTGCATATACGGTTTCAAACTTTCAGGAACAACCATCGGCCACATATACGCGAAGCTCCAGAACTGTGCCGAATTATATATCACTCTGATTTCAGGCCAATTAGGTTCAACATATTTATTATACGTTGCATCCTGGTCTAGTACTGTATAAATAAATGTTTTTTTCGAAACCTTTTTGTAAACAGCGTCCCATTCTTCAGTTCCTTCATACTCTTCCTGAATGGACTTTAAAGCTCTGGCCAAAGTGTTAGTTCCACCCCAGATTTGAACATACACTGGTCCTTCTTCATCGTCGAGAAGAATATCTTTGATAAATTCCGATCCTTCGGTTGCTTCAGCCATATCGCCTTCAAAATCAATATTCCCCACCTTTATTATATTTTTCAAATATTCCGGTGAAGGATAATTTTTATCGTGCCTTTTCAGGTTTTCGTATACTGTAGCATACTTTTCAATCATTTCCTGCATCCAGGTTGTTCCCGGCCACCTCAGTTCTGCTCGCTCACCATACAAACGTGCGGTGTTTTCCATTTCAGAAGTAAATAGTGTTCCTTCGCCATCTCCTTTCCAATGCCATTGTGAACTACTATACACCATTCCCTCAACGTTGAACTCATTTAAATACAATAACATTCTGATGTAAGTATCCTGATCGTCAACCTCGCCATCAGTTGTGATAATTGTACGTGGTTTACTTAAACTACTTTCAATTTTGCCTGATACTATTTCTGATTCGACTTTTTCACCTGAAGTAACGCAGGCTGTAAAAAAAACAAATAGAGGTACAATAAAACCAAGCTCTTTTTTCATAAGTATTTATTTACTTTTAAGCTAACAATAGAAACTAGAAAGAATTCCCGACACTCTTGCCGGGAATTCGAGAACTAACTCTTAAACTAAACTAACTATAGAAAACCTAGAAGGAAAATCCTTCCGTAGGTTTTTCAATTACATTCCATTTTTCCAATATGGTTTTACACATTGAAATATCGTAACTGGCAAAAAGTGCGAATCCTTTGGCCGACTCAATTTTGCTATCGTAAAAATCTTTAATCCATTTTTCAATAGCAGGCGTTCTAAAATCCGTGGCGTCAACACTGTTCAATACCCAATTTCGCTCGTGCATTGTACGTTTATCATCGTTCAGAATGCGTAAGAATATCTTTTCTGCCAGTTCTGTTTCTCCTAAATGCAACAATGTTTCTCCGATTAAAACGGCTGTTGCGGTTGCATCTTCACCGACCGCGGCTTTTAATGCTGGCAATGCAGTTTCTGCATTATCAATATGAATAAGCAATCCTGTAACACCCCAGTATCGCAGTGCAGAGTCTTCATTTTTTAGCAATTCAACGTACTCATCAATTGCTCCGCTTCCTGGTTGTGTTGCCAATTCTGCGGCAGCTAACAATTCCTCAAACGGACAATCAACCGATCGCATGTAATCGTACATCGATCCATCGCCGGCTCTTTTTACATATTCTGTTTCCGGTATCAGCGCCACATCACGGATTTCTTTCATCCAGTGGAAATTCTCTTTGCGCATCCGCTCTAGTACATCTTTATAGGCAGGATCATCGGCAAGATT comes from uncultured Draconibacterium sp. and encodes:
- a CDS encoding FecR family protein; this translates as MEIHKDSKAKIQNAKKFISLFWIKKEQLNADLKHDLWLKIRDFNGTYKNVNNPTQFKQFVRIAASFLVIISISSIVYLSLFNRGNEYNFSEANSPSNEENTVLTLASGEKIEVQKEQSNITIMENEVIMVDKTLHLNEIVESSDNKEYPLNELVIPYGKKTELELSDGTKVWLNAGSKFAFPQEFTGKKRKVYLDGEGYFEVAKNEKQPFVVSSENMNVEVLGTKFNMNSYSLDELSETVLLEGSVKVWNGNKLLNEKVQMIPNQKATFRTSQEEIIVESESEAENYIAWIEGLYKFKNQSLEQVFAKVGRYYNITFDYDSEKIRNALPISGKLDLKESFDEVMLSLSKVAQIEYEIDGKNVIIN
- a CDS encoding sigma-70 family RNA polymerase sigma factor, encoding MKKKTDKLIWREFLDEREDALSYIYHQNVDFLFFNGKRYTADEDLVLDVIQDLFYYIIRKRQSLGETDNIRIYLLKAFRRRLFEQLKKQSKQKDLEKDYSNESQIIFSIEERLILDEEVSENELKLKRGIENLNAKQREILFYKFTCGLDYQQICDIMSISYDTARQLVSRTIRDLKKHLISNGLILMTLLRRQGK
- a CDS encoding nucleoside hydrolase-like domain-containing protein encodes the protein MKKELGFIVPLFVFFTACVTSGEKVESEIVSGKIESSLSKPRTIITTDGEVDDQDTYIRMLLYLNEFNVEGMVYSSSQWHWKGDGEGTLFTSEMENTARLYGERAELRWPGTTWMQEMIEKYATVYENLKRHDKNYPSPEYLKNIIKVGNIDFEGDMAEATEGSEFIKDILLDDEEGPVYVQIWGGTNTLARALKSIQEEYEGTEEWDAVYKKVSKKTFIYTVLDQDATYNKYVEPNWPEIRVIYNSAQFWSFAYMWPMVVPESLKPYMQGPWFSENILFDHGALLETYYTWGDGRQIEGDWDHTQGQMEQVEARGMNRYDFISEGDSPAYFYLMDFGLRAIEDPSYGGLGGRFVQSKTNPKRWKDGRDVTDLNPETGEKDSSYPQVRWIEVLQNDFAARADWCVSDFENANHAPVVKLKHDNDLTAKAGETIELQGIVTDPDRDDVSYKWWQYAEADTFDSNVKIENADAVNAKVLVPENAVAGETIHIILEVKDKGNPSLSRFERVIVTVV